The following are from one region of the Hymenobacter radiodurans genome:
- a CDS encoding sodium:solute symporter — MSPTLILSLIAGYFVILIVIALLTSRKATSESFFVANRNAPWYMVAFAMIGTSLSGVTFISVPGMVQSQSWSYMAVVMGYLVGYLVIGLVLMPLYYRLRLMSIYGYLEQRFGFWSYKTGALFFLISRAAGSALRLYLVAGVLQLAVFDDMGVPFVVTVIVSIMLIYLYTFRGGLKTILWTDTFQTLAMLTCVGVSIYLVSSELNLGFADLVRTVKESDMSQIYFSDVKDDKFFWKQFASGAFITIVMTGLDQDLMQKNLSCRSLGDAQKNMFWFTLVLVFVNILFLTLGVLLYKFAAVKGIQLPTNAAGKIIGDDVFPLLATEHFTLFAGIIFILGIVAVTYASADSALTALTTSFCVDFLSIRQYPEAKQTQLRQFTHLGFSVVLIVIILIFRAINDQSLITAVFKLAGYTYGPLLGLFSFGILTTRMLREPLVLPVCIAAPLLTLLINANSEAWLGGYKFGFEILLLNGLITFLGLLAISRSAVPEAVPELNPAR, encoded by the coding sequence ATGTCGCCCACCCTTATTCTGAGCCTGATTGCGGGCTACTTTGTCATTCTTATCGTCATTGCGCTGCTTACTTCGCGCAAAGCTACCAGTGAGAGTTTCTTCGTTGCCAACCGAAATGCCCCCTGGTACATGGTGGCCTTCGCCATGATTGGCACCTCGCTATCGGGCGTCACGTTTATTTCGGTGCCGGGCATGGTGCAGTCCCAATCGTGGAGCTATATGGCGGTAGTCATGGGGTATCTGGTTGGCTACCTAGTCATCGGTTTGGTACTTATGCCGTTGTATTACCGCTTGCGGCTGATGTCAATTTATGGGTATCTGGAGCAGCGCTTTGGGTTTTGGAGCTACAAGACCGGGGCGCTTTTCTTTTTGATTTCGCGGGCGGCGGGCTCGGCCTTGCGCTTATACTTGGTGGCGGGTGTGCTCCAGCTAGCCGTGTTCGATGATATGGGCGTGCCGTTTGTGGTCACGGTGATTGTCAGCATAATGCTTATTTACCTCTACACCTTCCGTGGGGGGCTAAAAACCATTCTCTGGACCGACACTTTCCAGACCCTGGCCATGCTCACCTGCGTGGGCGTGAGCATTTACTTGGTGTCGTCGGAGTTGAATCTGGGCTTCGCTGACTTGGTGCGCACCGTGAAAGAGAGCGACATGTCACAGATCTACTTCTCCGATGTCAAAGACGACAAGTTTTTCTGGAAGCAATTCGCCTCTGGTGCATTCATCACCATCGTAATGACTGGCCTCGACCAGGATCTAATGCAGAAAAACCTGAGTTGCCGCAGCCTCGGCGACGCTCAGAAGAATATGTTCTGGTTTACGCTCGTGCTGGTTTTCGTCAATATTCTGTTCCTCACGCTGGGCGTGTTGCTCTATAAGTTTGCCGCCGTAAAGGGCATTCAATTGCCTACCAACGCCGCAGGCAAAATCATCGGCGATGACGTATTCCCGCTGCTGGCCACTGAGCACTTTACCTTGTTTGCGGGCATCATCTTCATTCTGGGTATTGTAGCCGTCACCTACGCCTCCGCCGACTCGGCCCTCACGGCGCTTACTACCTCGTTTTGCGTCGATTTCCTCTCCATTCGCCAGTACCCCGAGGCTAAGCAGACGCAGTTGCGTCAATTCACCCACCTGGGTTTCTCAGTGGTGCTCATTGTTATCATCCTGATTTTCCGGGCCATCAACGACCAGAGCCTTATCACGGCGGTATTTAAGCTGGCGGGCTACACATATGGGCCGCTGCTGGGCTTGTTTTCCTTTGGCATCCTAACCACTCGGATGCTGCGCGAGCCGCTTGTGCTGCCAGTATGCATCGCGGCGCCGCTTCTCACCTTACTCATCAATGCCAACTCAGAGGCGTGGCTAGGGGGCTATAAGTTCGGATTTGAAATCCTGCTGCTCAACGGATTAATTACGTTCCTGGGATTATTGGCTATTTCGCGGTCGGCAGTACCAGAAGCAGTGCCGGAGTTGAACCCTGCGCGCTAA
- a CDS encoding energy transducer TonB — translation MKTFLLLLLLVSLPAVVWAQQTTKAPVVLKPGQMQAQAKPAANRPDVPPQFPGGAQAMNDFFQKQVKYPAVARDKSITGNVVTTFTVEADGRFSNPAVITGLSPECDAEALRVLSQMPAWKPATRKGQPVAVQVRLPVPFSNSSIIEVEKPKGKMKYQ, via the coding sequence GTGAAAACATTTCTTCTTCTGTTGCTGCTTGTAAGTTTGCCGGCTGTTGTATGGGCGCAGCAGACTACCAAAGCTCCCGTCGTGTTAAAGCCTGGCCAAATGCAGGCGCAGGCCAAACCTGCCGCCAATCGGCCCGATGTACCCCCGCAGTTTCCGGGTGGCGCACAGGCAATGAATGATTTTTTTCAGAAGCAGGTAAAGTATCCGGCCGTCGCGCGCGACAAGTCTATTACGGGCAACGTGGTCACGACTTTTACTGTGGAGGCAGATGGGCGCTTCAGCAACCCCGCGGTTATTACCGGCCTGTCACCGGAGTGCGACGCCGAAGCGCTGCGCGTGCTTTCGCAGATGCCGGCGTGGAAGCCAGCAACCCGCAAAGGGCAGCCAGTAGCCGTGCAAGTACGCTTGCCTGTGCCATTCAGCAATTCATCGATTATTGAAGTGGAGAAGCCGAAAGGCAAAATGAAATACCAATAA
- a CDS encoding ABC transporter ATP-binding protein — protein MARSGMNTSGTTLDPDVPKKKLTKESFKQGLRIFRYVLPYRTKFIVGMVLLALSSATVMAFPWVIGKLTDAANGRPFVMPNGGALTIDTIAVGLFVIILFQGIFSFGRIWFFTQVSEFTVRDIRQALYRKFVTLPIPYFEKNRVGAITSRITSDVGQIQDTFSLTLAELFRQITTLVVGTVFIMMVSVKLSLFMLATFPPIVLLAMFFGRKIRVLAKATQDELAKTNVIVEETLQGINTVKAFTNEQFETNRYTASLTNTVRAALRSNRYRGGFVSFVIVGLFGGIILVLWRAATLVAAGQMTIGDLTSFALYTIFIGASVGGLGELYGKVQTTLGASERILEILDEPSEPTHRPRMAGIAPLQVRGDIDYQNVAFSYPTRPDLPVLKDISFDIQAGEKIALVGPSGAGKSTIVQLLMQFYELSAGKILIDGRDVRLFDLTELRSHIGIVPQETLLFGGSIRENIAYGKTDATDAEITEAARKANAWQFISSFPEGLDTVVGERGIKLSGGQRQRVAIARAILKNPAILILDEATSSLDSESEKLVQDAMDELMKNRTSIIIAHRLSTIRKVDKILVIDGGRIVEQGRHEELSNSENGLYANLLKLQFELS, from the coding sequence ATGGCCAGAAGTGGAATGAACACCAGCGGCACGACCCTTGATCCGGACGTGCCTAAGAAGAAATTAACCAAGGAAAGCTTCAAACAAGGTTTGCGGATTTTCCGCTATGTACTGCCCTACCGCACCAAATTCATCGTGGGGATGGTGCTACTGGCTTTGTCCAGCGCCACGGTGATGGCCTTTCCCTGGGTTATTGGCAAACTAACCGACGCGGCCAATGGGCGGCCGTTTGTGATGCCGAATGGCGGCGCGCTTACCATTGATACTATCGCGGTGGGCCTGTTTGTGATCATTCTGTTCCAGGGCATCTTCTCCTTTGGGCGGATTTGGTTTTTCACGCAGGTAAGTGAGTTTACGGTGCGTGACATTCGGCAGGCCCTGTACCGGAAGTTCGTAACGCTGCCCATTCCCTACTTCGAGAAAAACCGCGTCGGCGCCATCACCTCACGCATCACTTCCGATGTGGGCCAGATTCAGGACACCTTCTCACTTACGCTAGCCGAGCTTTTTCGCCAAATCACGACGCTGGTGGTGGGTACCGTTTTTATCATGATGGTATCGGTGAAACTGTCGCTGTTTATGCTGGCGACGTTTCCGCCTATCGTGCTGTTGGCCATGTTCTTCGGGCGAAAAATCCGGGTACTAGCCAAGGCGACGCAGGATGAGCTGGCCAAAACCAACGTTATCGTTGAAGAAACCCTGCAGGGAATCAATACGGTGAAGGCGTTTACCAACGAGCAGTTTGAAACCAACCGCTATACCGCTTCGCTTACCAATACCGTAAGAGCTGCCTTGCGTAGCAACCGCTACCGTGGTGGCTTTGTGTCGTTTGTGATTGTTGGGCTGTTCGGGGGCATTATTCTGGTGCTATGGCGGGCGGCCACGCTGGTTGCAGCCGGGCAGATGACTATTGGTGATCTAACGTCATTTGCGCTTTACACCATCTTCATTGGCGCCTCGGTAGGTGGTCTGGGTGAGCTTTACGGCAAAGTTCAAACGACGCTGGGTGCTTCGGAGCGTATCCTCGAAATCCTCGACGAGCCGTCGGAGCCGACGCATCGCCCCCGCATGGCGGGTATTGCCCCCTTGCAAGTGCGCGGCGACATCGATTATCAAAACGTGGCATTCAGCTACCCTACCCGCCCTGATCTGCCGGTGCTCAAGGATATCAGCTTTGATATTCAGGCCGGCGAGAAGATTGCTTTGGTAGGCCCTAGCGGCGCGGGCAAAAGCACCATTGTGCAGTTGCTCATGCAGTTTTATGAGTTGAGCGCGGGCAAAATCCTTATCGATGGCCGTGATGTGCGCCTGTTCGACCTCACGGAGTTGCGCAGCCACATTGGTATTGTCCCCCAGGAAACTTTACTTTTCGGCGGCTCTATTCGGGAGAACATCGCCTATGGCAAAACCGACGCTACCGACGCCGAAATCACGGAAGCAGCGCGCAAGGCGAACGCTTGGCAGTTTATTTCCTCCTTCCCCGAAGGCCTAGATACGGTGGTGGGCGAACGGGGTATCAAACTCTCGGGCGGCCAGCGCCAGCGCGTCGCTATTGCCCGCGCCATCCTGAAAAACCCCGCCATCCTCATCCTCGACGAAGCTACTTCTTCCCTCGATTCGGAGTCGGAAAAACTGGTGCAGGATGCGATGGATGAGTTGATGAAAAACCGCACCAGCATTATCATCGCTCACCGCCTCAGCACCATCCGCAAAGTGGACAAGATTCTGGTTATCGATGGCGGCCGCATTGTGGAGCAAGGCCGGCACGAGGAGCTCTCAAACAGCGAGAATGGGCTGTACGCAAACCTGTTGAAGCTACAGTTCGAGCTGTCGTAG